A genomic segment from Microbulbifer elongatus encodes:
- a CDS encoding YrbL family protein: MIDLSNSKPFAKGGNRNCFRHPDFPDRCVKVMLPGRLAELRARAPWYKSLVRDSHFDDNAREQAGYRQRALKHAGPESPVWQHLPRYYGIQETSLGPGSVSELFVDEQGDPSPTLEYYLQTNGLDAEIKNALQQFESWLRATGVLTKNLLPHNLVVTKKSGNPTLYLIDGLGSAAALPLSEHFEISRRRYISRRIERMWKRIHWELSDRNIPWKTAERL, translated from the coding sequence TTGATTGATCTCAGTAACAGCAAACCTTTCGCCAAGGGAGGCAATCGCAACTGCTTCCGTCATCCGGACTTTCCCGATCGCTGTGTCAAAGTCATGCTACCAGGGCGGCTGGCTGAGCTTCGCGCTCGTGCGCCCTGGTACAAATCACTGGTTCGTGACAGCCACTTCGATGACAACGCCCGCGAGCAGGCGGGATACCGCCAGCGTGCACTGAAGCACGCAGGTCCGGAAAGCCCAGTGTGGCAGCACCTTCCACGCTATTATGGTATCCAGGAAACATCACTGGGGCCCGGCTCTGTATCAGAACTGTTTGTAGACGAGCAGGGTGATCCGTCACCGACACTAGAGTATTACCTGCAGACGAACGGCCTTGATGCAGAAATCAAAAATGCGCTGCAACAGTTTGAGAGCTGGTTAAGGGCGACAGGCGTACTGACAAAAAACCTGCTGCCACACAACCTTGTCGTGACTAAGAAGTCCGGGAATCCGACTCTCTATTTGATAGATGGACTCGGGAGCGCCGCCGCACTCCCGCTGTCAGAGCACTTTGAGATATCCCGCCGGCGCTATATCAGCCGGCGCATCGAACGGATGTGGAAACGCATCCACTGGGAACTGTCAGATCGCAACATCCCCTGGAAGACGGCGGAAAGGTTATAA
- a CDS encoding glycosyltransferase family 2 protein — MSNPVLDIAICTYRRPRQLEHLLSSLAQVELPEALDVQVSIVDNDPEGSAETLISCLTESFPMSLRYCRETRRGIPCARNRAIEEAHQHEAAYLVFIDDDEWVEGDWLVNLVRCASEFGDKCVVSGRVRAQVPDGTSAVMAEFYERNCYSTGTRRQYCATNNVLIPIAVTRDLGLRFDESRPFAGGEDTLFFTEAVKRGVEIVFCAEAVVYEVIPAERVSIRWQSRRKYSAGTIQAVQKMSCGRGRLRTLLSGAFQLLAALAKIPLFRLGGRRDDAYRSWLKVCRSAGIVAGSLGTRSDFYRPDSGI; from the coding sequence TTGTCCAATCCAGTACTCGATATCGCCATTTGTACCTATCGGCGGCCACGGCAACTTGAGCATTTGCTCAGCAGTCTGGCACAAGTGGAGCTTCCCGAAGCACTGGACGTACAGGTTTCCATTGTCGATAACGACCCAGAGGGCAGTGCCGAAACTCTGATCTCCTGTCTGACCGAAAGTTTCCCGATGAGTCTGCGGTATTGTCGCGAGACCCGGCGAGGAATTCCGTGTGCTCGCAACCGTGCCATCGAGGAGGCGCATCAGCACGAAGCCGCTTATCTAGTGTTTATTGATGATGATGAGTGGGTGGAGGGGGATTGGCTGGTCAACCTTGTCCGCTGTGCCAGTGAATTTGGCGACAAGTGTGTTGTCAGCGGCCGGGTGCGTGCTCAGGTGCCGGACGGTACATCCGCGGTAATGGCTGAATTTTATGAGCGCAATTGTTATTCCACGGGAACCCGGCGGCAGTATTGCGCTACGAACAATGTACTAATCCCGATAGCGGTTACTCGGGATCTGGGGTTGCGTTTTGATGAGTCCCGCCCGTTCGCAGGTGGTGAGGATACCCTTTTCTTTACCGAGGCAGTAAAGCGGGGCGTTGAGATAGTATTTTGTGCTGAAGCGGTGGTTTACGAGGTGATCCCAGCGGAGCGGGTAAGTATCCGCTGGCAGTCGCGCCGGAAGTATTCGGCAGGTACTATTCAGGCTGTACAGAAAATGTCCTGCGGCCGCGGCCGCCTGCGTACCCTTCTTTCCGGCGCTTTCCAGCTACTGGCGGCACTTGCCAAAATCCCTCTGTTCCGGCTGGGGGGGCGCCGTGATGACGCCTACCGCAGCTGGCTGAAGGTTTGTCGCTCTGCTGGCATTGTGGCCGGGTCACTGGGGACCCGGTCGGATTTCTACCGCCCTGACAGCGGAATATAG
- a CDS encoding glycosyltransferase translates to MSAPTTNKHWSDPIVSRFLRLAASGLVPPSLFQKPLPTESERAARTGVLDIEVVSHCWQYSHFLIYQLSSLALFPPTKATVTMTVYYNREDTRTAAVLDFFGRQQVPGVTWNWCELPRESLYRRAIGRNQAALATKADWIWFTDCDLMFRENCIDQLAELLQGRRDALVFPERERITSLLADDDPMLNFDPANLHLAYIDDSRFVEQTRDRATGPLQIAHGDMARAGGYCDCLHYYQKPAERWCKAHEDRAFRWLLGTQGTPLPIPGVYRIRHISKGRYTGSKLNTQIRSSVRQATDKH, encoded by the coding sequence ATGAGTGCACCGACAACCAACAAGCACTGGTCCGACCCCATCGTCAGCCGCTTCCTGCGCCTCGCCGCCAGTGGTCTGGTACCGCCTTCGCTGTTTCAGAAACCTCTGCCAACCGAAAGCGAACGCGCCGCGCGCACCGGTGTGCTGGATATCGAGGTTGTCAGCCATTGCTGGCAGTACTCCCACTTCCTGATTTACCAGCTGAGCTCCCTGGCCCTGTTCCCACCGACCAAGGCCACGGTCACCATGACCGTCTACTACAACCGCGAAGACACGCGCACCGCGGCGGTGCTGGACTTTTTTGGCAGGCAACAGGTGCCTGGCGTCACCTGGAACTGGTGCGAACTGCCCAGAGAGTCCCTGTACCGCCGCGCCATCGGCCGCAATCAGGCTGCACTGGCCACCAAGGCCGACTGGATCTGGTTTACCGACTGCGATCTGATGTTCCGGGAAAACTGTATCGACCAGCTCGCCGAACTGCTGCAGGGCCGCAGGGACGCACTGGTGTTCCCCGAACGCGAACGCATTACCTCGCTGTTGGCGGACGACGATCCCATGTTGAACTTCGACCCCGCGAACCTGCACCTTGCCTATATTGATGATTCCCGCTTCGTGGAACAGACCCGGGACCGCGCCACCGGCCCGCTGCAGATTGCGCATGGGGATATGGCCCGGGCCGGCGGTTACTGCGACTGCCTGCATTATTACCAGAAGCCCGCCGAGCGCTGGTGTAAAGCGCACGAAGATCGCGCCTTCCGCTGGCTGCTGGGTACCCAGGGTACCCCGCTTCCAATACCGGGGGTTTACCGCATCCGTCATATCAGCAAGGGGCGTTATACCGGCAGCAAGCTGAACACCCAGATCCGCAGCAGCGTGCGACAGGCCACGGACAAACACTGA
- a CDS encoding glycosyltransferase family 4 protein: protein MKVVQLLPALNSGGVERGTLDHARELVRAGHESIVISSGGRLVEQLERTGSRHITLPIHRKSLLSLRQVRPLRAVLRELQADILHVRSRMPAWLTYLAWKKLPEESRPRLVSTAHGLYSTNRYSAIMARAEQVIAISDCVKTYLQDNYPNALQAEPQVIYRGVDTSEFSPDIPTPAGWLARTLGTFPELRDRRWLLLPGRLTRWKGQQDFIDMVAQLVRDHSDLQGVIVGAAEKNKQHFAEELKAQADQAGISDRITFTGHRSDMREWYRHATLVYNLSQKPEPFGRTVIEAVAMGTPVIGYDIGGPAESLRTCYPQGLVEQGKRDQLLIRTRQLLKAAPAPTLDPAFTLQTQAQKTIALYQQLLSQKGRGNTDH, encoded by the coding sequence TTGAAAGTCGTCCAGCTATTACCCGCACTCAATTCCGGCGGCGTCGAGCGGGGCACACTGGATCACGCTCGGGAGCTGGTGCGCGCGGGGCACGAATCCATTGTGATCTCCAGCGGCGGCCGCCTGGTAGAACAACTGGAACGCACGGGCAGCCGGCATATCACTCTACCGATTCACAGAAAATCCCTGCTCAGTCTGCGCCAGGTGCGACCACTGCGCGCGGTGCTGCGCGAGCTGCAGGCCGACATACTGCACGTGCGGTCACGCATGCCGGCCTGGCTCACTTACCTGGCCTGGAAAAAGCTGCCGGAGGAAAGTCGCCCGCGCCTGGTAAGCACCGCCCATGGTCTTTATTCCACCAATCGCTACAGCGCGATCATGGCGCGCGCGGAACAGGTTATCGCCATTTCCGACTGCGTAAAAACCTATCTTCAGGATAATTACCCGAACGCATTGCAAGCCGAGCCACAGGTCATTTACCGGGGCGTGGACACCAGTGAATTTTCACCGGACATCCCTACCCCAGCTGGCTGGCTCGCCAGGACACTCGGTACCTTTCCGGAGCTGCGCGACCGCCGCTGGTTGCTATTGCCCGGACGTCTGACACGCTGGAAAGGTCAACAGGATTTTATCGACATGGTGGCGCAGCTGGTCCGCGATCACAGTGATCTGCAAGGAGTCATTGTCGGCGCAGCGGAAAAGAACAAACAGCATTTTGCCGAAGAGCTGAAAGCGCAGGCCGACCAGGCCGGCATTTCAGACCGCATCACCTTTACCGGCCACCGCAGTGATATGCGAGAGTGGTATCGCCATGCCACCCTGGTGTACAACCTATCGCAGAAGCCCGAGCCGTTCGGGCGCACGGTCATCGAAGCCGTCGCGATGGGGACACCGGTCATCGGCTACGATATTGGCGGGCCCGCCGAGTCTTTGCGCACCTGCTATCCACAAGGGTTGGTGGAACAAGGCAAGCGCGACCAGCTACTCATCCGCACACGGCAGCTGCTGAAGGCAGCCCCGGCACCGACACTCGATCCGGCATTTACCCTGCAAACACAGGCGCAGAAAACGATCGCACTCTATCAACAGCTACTCTCACAGAAGGGACGAGGAAATACCGACCATTGA
- a CDS encoding glycosyltransferase family 4 protein — MTEQPPHTVCHLFMSSEFGGLEKHVMELAAWQAEYQGVRVAIIAHPRYQSQCPGGVQFIPLDTDRSRRHPMLLVGLAGVCRRREFDVLHGHGGKAASVMAMLRRWIPGRMVITRHNIAHPKDRIATYFSRRIAVSRKAVANSGLEWNVIPNGTHTPDARLARPKECEPGVRVVLAVARLVPAKGLDVLLRAWSQLQPENARLYLVGDGPDRQKLEPLAQDLELADSVRFVGYSSEVDAWMQAAEFMVVSSRKEGAPYTVVEALLNRCPVVSTDVGSNREMLPQAYIAEDVSVDSIAALLDQSLSDPEALQQAYAPVFQYAQAQLTVSAMARATWSVYQASAE, encoded by the coding sequence ATGACTGAACAACCTCCACATACCGTCTGCCACCTGTTTATGAGTAGTGAGTTTGGTGGCCTGGAGAAGCACGTGATGGAGCTGGCTGCCTGGCAGGCGGAATACCAGGGCGTGAGGGTCGCGATCATCGCTCACCCTCGATACCAGAGTCAGTGCCCCGGAGGGGTGCAGTTTATTCCACTGGATACGGACCGGAGCCGGCGGCATCCAATGTTATTGGTTGGTCTGGCGGGCGTATGTCGTCGGCGTGAATTTGATGTGCTACACGGTCACGGAGGAAAGGCCGCCAGTGTTATGGCTATGTTGCGGCGGTGGATTCCCGGTCGAATGGTGATTACCCGGCACAATATCGCACACCCCAAGGATCGTATTGCAACGTATTTTTCTCGCCGTATAGCTGTAAGTCGAAAAGCTGTGGCCAATTCTGGGCTGGAGTGGAACGTAATTCCCAACGGTACCCATACGCCGGATGCTCGCTTGGCGCGGCCGAAGGAATGTGAGCCCGGAGTAAGAGTGGTACTGGCCGTGGCTCGGCTGGTGCCGGCAAAAGGGTTGGATGTGCTATTGCGCGCGTGGTCTCAGCTGCAGCCTGAAAATGCCAGGCTGTATCTGGTTGGGGATGGTCCTGACCGGCAGAAGCTTGAGCCCCTTGCGCAGGACTTGGAGCTCGCGGATAGTGTCCGATTTGTGGGGTACTCGAGTGAAGTTGATGCTTGGATGCAGGCCGCGGAGTTTATGGTAGTGTCGTCTCGTAAAGAAGGTGCCCCCTATACCGTGGTAGAGGCGCTGTTGAACCGGTGCCCCGTGGTGTCCACAGATGTTGGCAGTAATCGGGAGATGCTCCCCCAAGCTTATATTGCCGAGGACGTTTCGGTCGATTCCATCGCCGCACTGCTGGATCAGTCTTTGAGTGACCCTGAAGCGCTGCAGCAAGCGTACGCGCCGGTATTTCAGTATGCCCAAGCTCAGCTGACAGTGAGTGCGATGGCTCGGGCTACCTGGTCTGTGTATCAGGCTTCGGCGGAGTGA
- a CDS encoding glycosyltransferase family 2 protein codes for MNQSVMTLSVIMTTYNSPEWLEKVLWGYSCQTEQPLEVIVADDGSGPETAQLIERLRQETGLDIRHIWQKDDGFRKCRILNKAILSARGEYLVFTDGDCIPRADFLAVHKHRAERGYFLSGSYFKLPMQTSEIISRDDILSGRCFDFKWLCENGLTTRRKTLKLRATPRWAPLLNRLTPTACNLKGSNASVWKEDCLKVNGFDERMAWGGLDREFGVRLENAGIKPRHVRFDAICIHLDHPRGYADPKIVARNKALRLRVAKERIIETPQGIRQLTESGYVPQ; via the coding sequence ATGAATCAATCCGTCATGACCCTGTCCGTCATCATGACCACTTACAATTCTCCCGAGTGGCTGGAGAAGGTGCTGTGGGGCTACAGCTGCCAGACTGAACAGCCACTCGAGGTGATCGTCGCCGACGACGGCTCTGGACCTGAAACCGCGCAGCTGATCGAGCGCCTGCGCCAGGAAACCGGCCTCGATATCCGCCATATCTGGCAGAAAGATGACGGCTTCCGCAAATGCCGGATTCTCAACAAGGCCATCCTCAGCGCGCGCGGTGAGTACCTGGTCTTTACCGACGGCGACTGTATCCCCCGGGCCGACTTTCTCGCGGTACACAAGCATCGCGCAGAGCGCGGGTATTTCCTTTCCGGCAGTTACTTCAAACTGCCGATGCAGACCAGTGAAATCATCTCCCGCGACGACATACTTTCCGGGCGCTGCTTTGATTTCAAATGGCTGTGCGAAAACGGGCTGACCACCCGCCGCAAAACCCTCAAGCTGCGCGCCACGCCCCGTTGGGCTCCGCTGCTCAACCGCCTCACCCCCACTGCCTGCAACCTGAAAGGCTCCAACGCTTCGGTCTGGAAAGAGGACTGCCTCAAGGTCAACGGGTTTGACGAGCGCATGGCCTGGGGCGGTCTCGACCGCGAGTTCGGTGTGCGCCTGGAAAACGCCGGTATCAAGCCCCGCCACGTGCGCTTCGATGCGATCTGTATCCACCTGGATCACCCGCGCGGCTACGCAGATCCGAAAATCGTCGCGCGCAATAAGGCACTCCGTCTACGTGTGGCCAAAGAGCGCATCATAGAAACCCCCCAGGGCATCCGCCAGCTGACCGAGTCAGGCTACGTTCCTCAGTAG
- a CDS encoding mitochondrial fission ELM1 family protein, whose protein sequence is MERPGKLYFHLSPRVAFRTDCYLPTHWLPVPPLLAESSYEVDLLLTIWRFLDGNRAHEKQSAALLQGLIELLGNGSVQSCDIDCGKASFWLPGALQRALDAAGAMDIGSPDFLIGAGHQSHLPMLAARRRFGGRCVVLMKPSLPVSLFDFAVTPEHDRPPPLPNVLTTLGALTGPLPEASVQSNTGLILLGGPSRHFAWDCAALERDIKQLASGSVRWTIADSRRSPESTLLRLAQPGFTVAPWSDCASGWLERQLASVGQVWVTRDSISMVFEALQSRAQVGILDLPSRYRKNKVYSSVQRLVDLGLVTTSLDDAFTADATGRAPLNQYLQIASALLRRCNLDFSR, encoded by the coding sequence GTGGAGAGGCCCGGAAAACTGTATTTTCACCTCTCCCCTAGGGTAGCATTCCGGACAGATTGTTACCTGCCCACTCACTGGCTGCCGGTGCCCCCGCTCCTGGCAGAGAGCTCCTATGAGGTTGATCTATTGCTTACTATCTGGCGATTTCTCGACGGAAATCGGGCGCACGAGAAACAAAGTGCCGCACTCCTTCAAGGCCTTATTGAATTACTCGGCAACGGTAGTGTGCAGTCCTGCGATATAGATTGTGGTAAGGCATCTTTTTGGCTGCCTGGAGCTCTGCAGCGGGCGCTGGACGCGGCGGGCGCTATGGACATCGGATCGCCCGACTTCCTGATCGGGGCCGGTCACCAATCTCATTTGCCCATGCTCGCTGCACGGCGGAGGTTTGGTGGGCGCTGTGTAGTGCTGATGAAGCCCAGCCTACCGGTCAGCCTGTTTGATTTTGCAGTGACTCCCGAGCACGATCGCCCCCCGCCTCTGCCCAACGTCCTGACGACACTGGGTGCCTTGACCGGGCCTTTGCCGGAGGCTTCGGTACAATCCAATACCGGGCTTATTCTTCTGGGGGGGCCGAGCCGGCACTTCGCCTGGGATTGTGCTGCGCTGGAGCGCGATATCAAGCAGCTTGCGTCGGGTTCCGTTCGCTGGACTATTGCTGATAGTCGCCGTTCGCCAGAGTCCACATTGTTGCGCTTGGCGCAGCCCGGGTTCACTGTGGCCCCCTGGAGCGACTGTGCGTCGGGCTGGCTTGAACGGCAGTTGGCATCTGTGGGGCAAGTGTGGGTCACGCGGGACAGTATCTCCATGGTATTTGAGGCGCTACAGAGTCGCGCGCAAGTAGGAATACTCGACCTGCCCTCCCGTTACCGTAAAAACAAAGTCTATTCGTCGGTACAGCGCCTTGTGGACCTCGGTCTGGTGACTACCAGTCTCGATGATGCTTTTACGGCCGACGCCACTGGCCGGGCGCCTCTCAACCAATACCTACAGATAGCGAGCGCGTTACTTCGTCGCTGCAACCTGGATTTTTCTCGATGA
- a CDS encoding UDP-glucose dehydrogenase family protein → MNVTVFGTGYVGLVQAAVLAEAGHRVACIDIDQEKIDGLKQGQIPIFEPGLAPLVKRNHESGNLIFSTSAAEGVAHGDLIFIAVGTPPDEDGSADLRYVLTVARTIAEHMEGKKYIINKSTVPVGTADKVREEVTRTLRERNALNLEFDVISNPEFLKEGSAVADCMKPDRIIIGTSENASEQKMRQLYAPFNRNHDKVIVMDVRSAELAKYAANCMLATKISFMNEMAVIADKVGADIEAVRQGIGSDPRIGYHFIYPGIGYGGSCFPKDVQALKTTATQLGIEPKVLNAVEERNHSQKHYLLDKVVQRYGDDLAGKTFALWGLAFKPNTDDMREAPARVLMEELWRRGARVQAFDPEAMEECQRIYGARPDLQLCGTKESALTNAEALIIATEWQQFKAIDVAAVTSGLNTPVIFDGRNLYDPLQVAESGIEYHCVGRPEMNSGANQ, encoded by the coding sequence ATGAACGTAACCGTTTTTGGTACGGGCTACGTGGGCCTGGTACAGGCGGCCGTGCTGGCAGAAGCAGGCCATAGGGTGGCCTGTATCGATATTGACCAAGAGAAGATTGATGGACTGAAACAGGGTCAGATCCCCATTTTCGAACCGGGTCTAGCCCCGCTGGTCAAACGTAACCATGAATCAGGCAACCTTATCTTTTCCACCAGTGCGGCGGAGGGCGTGGCTCATGGTGACCTGATCTTTATCGCGGTTGGCACCCCACCGGACGAAGACGGCTCCGCGGATTTGCGCTATGTACTTACCGTCGCCCGGACTATTGCTGAACATATGGAAGGCAAGAAGTACATCATCAACAAATCCACGGTACCAGTAGGTACAGCGGACAAGGTGCGCGAAGAAGTAACCCGCACGCTACGAGAGCGCAACGCCCTGAATCTCGAGTTCGATGTTATCTCGAACCCGGAATTCCTCAAGGAGGGATCTGCAGTCGCGGATTGTATGAAGCCCGACCGCATTATCATTGGCACCTCCGAGAATGCCTCCGAGCAGAAAATGCGTCAGCTTTACGCCCCCTTCAATCGCAACCACGATAAGGTGATTGTGATGGATGTGCGCAGTGCAGAACTGGCCAAGTATGCGGCCAACTGCATGCTCGCCACCAAGATCAGTTTTATGAATGAAATGGCGGTGATTGCCGATAAAGTCGGCGCGGACATTGAAGCGGTGCGTCAGGGTATCGGTTCCGACCCGCGCATCGGCTACCATTTCATCTATCCGGGAATCGGCTATGGGGGCTCCTGTTTTCCAAAGGACGTTCAGGCCCTCAAGACGACTGCCACGCAGCTAGGCATCGAGCCCAAGGTTCTGAACGCGGTCGAAGAGCGCAATCACAGCCAGAAACACTACTTGCTGGACAAGGTCGTACAGCGCTATGGCGACGACCTCGCCGGCAAAACCTTTGCCCTGTGGGGACTCGCATTCAAGCCTAATACCGACGACATGCGCGAAGCCCCTGCACGAGTGTTGATGGAAGAGCTATGGCGACGCGGTGCCCGTGTTCAGGCCTTCGACCCGGAAGCGATGGAGGAATGTCAGCGGATCTATGGTGCCCGTCCGGATCTGCAACTATGTGGAACCAAAGAAAGCGCGCTTACCAATGCCGAAGCACTGATCATCGCAACGGAGTGGCAACAGTTTAAAGCGATTGACGTCGCTGCGGTGACTTCGGGCCTGAACACCCCGGTAATATTTGACGGCCGCAACCTGTACGACCCACTTCAGGTGGCAGAGTCGGGAATTGAGTACCATTGCGTGGGCAGGCCAGAAATGAATAGCGGTGCAAACCAGTAA
- a CDS encoding glycosyltransferase family protein has product MRILHIDHHQYRKYGHLRVSWARKLYTGLIRAGHNVLAFSDRDVAKFEAPLGIRDLGRKKTNKRLLQTVDAFQPELIIFGHCDLIDNATFSEIRRRHPDVILAGCNNDPLFVPRNAANIKSRCIIADAMFVSTGPRELASFTGNRAKLWHMPNPVDPSEETADASNLVGTDPALHTDLLFCSKSESYTERGKLISKVKAALPTNFRFHTPGMFDQPTLWGRDYERKLAASKMGLNLNRQEGYQWYSSARIAQMAGNGLLIFTHEAAAFDDFMPSETLAYFDDEGTLLNSIRKFHHDDAMRRHWAGRCREFFHREINNTLYAQYIVEAATETQFSHDYVWVQ; this is encoded by the coding sequence ATGCGCATTCTCCATATCGACCACCATCAGTACCGCAAGTACGGCCATTTGCGGGTCAGCTGGGCCCGGAAACTGTACACCGGCCTGATCCGTGCGGGGCACAATGTGCTCGCTTTCAGTGACCGCGACGTCGCCAAATTTGAAGCGCCGCTGGGCATCCGCGACCTTGGCAGAAAGAAAACCAATAAACGCCTACTGCAGACGGTGGATGCATTCCAACCGGAGCTGATCATCTTCGGCCACTGCGACCTGATCGACAACGCGACTTTTTCTGAAATACGACGCAGGCATCCGGATGTCATACTCGCAGGGTGCAATAACGACCCGCTGTTCGTGCCCCGTAACGCCGCCAACATAAAGTCACGCTGCATAATCGCCGATGCCATGTTTGTGTCCACGGGTCCCAGAGAACTCGCCTCATTTACCGGTAACCGGGCAAAGCTGTGGCATATGCCGAACCCCGTTGACCCTAGCGAAGAAACAGCCGACGCCAGCAATCTCGTAGGCACTGATCCCGCCCTGCATACAGACCTGCTTTTTTGCAGTAAATCCGAAAGCTACACCGAACGCGGCAAGCTGATCTCCAAAGTGAAGGCGGCCCTACCCACCAACTTTCGCTTCCATACCCCCGGCATGTTCGATCAACCGACCCTTTGGGGTCGAGATTACGAGCGAAAACTCGCAGCCAGTAAGATGGGATTAAATCTCAACCGGCAGGAAGGCTATCAGTGGTACTCTTCTGCGCGTATTGCCCAGATGGCCGGAAATGGCCTGTTGATTTTCACACACGAGGCCGCCGCATTTGATGACTTTATGCCGAGTGAGACTCTGGCCTACTTTGACGATGAGGGGACTTTGCTGAATTCAATACGCAAATTTCACCACGACGACGCCATGCGTCGCCATTGGGCGGGCAGGTGCAGAGAGTTCTTCCACCGGGAAATCAACAACACCCTGTATGCTCAGTACATTGTCGAAGCAGCGACGGAAACCCAGTTTAGCCACGATTACGTTTGGGTTCAGTAA
- the waaA gene encoding lipid IV(A) 3-deoxy-D-manno-octulosonic acid transferase, translated as MRFLYTWFFRLALPLMLLHLWWRGRADPAYRKRWSERFGLVPSRPGARRRWRERFGVVPDRASRAPLIWIHSVSVGETLAAIPLIEALAARHHHWQWLVTTTTPTGSQRVHDALDPILNGRLLHYYLPFDLPECLSPFLDALRPNILVSMETELWPNLLSLCAKRDMPVALVNGRLSAKSARGYGHFASLSREMLGHITRVVAQYPADAERFIALGVSPKRVTTVGNIKFDLEIGSGLVSEAQALSHQWREPGRRDLRGQRRPVWLAASTHAGEDEVVLDAYEILRDTYPDLLLVLVPRHPTRFDGVARLCRDCDLNVVRRSDGVKPAASDQVLLGDSMGELLRFYGACDVAFVGGSLVPVGGHNMIEPAAWGVPVVSGPHLHNFSMVSDLLREVDGLKVVENAAQMAEQVGEWLGNPDARAAAGARARDVAAQNSGALERTVEVIELLMRRRGA; from the coding sequence ATGCGTTTTCTGTACACCTGGTTTTTCCGCCTCGCCCTGCCTCTGATGCTGCTGCACCTGTGGTGGCGCGGGCGTGCGGATCCCGCTTATCGCAAGCGCTGGAGCGAACGCTTCGGTCTGGTGCCTTCGCGTCCCGGCGCGCGACGACGCTGGCGGGAGCGCTTCGGGGTTGTACCGGACCGTGCCAGCCGGGCGCCGCTGATCTGGATCCACTCCGTATCCGTCGGTGAGACCCTGGCGGCGATTCCGCTGATTGAGGCATTGGCAGCCCGCCACCACCATTGGCAATGGCTGGTGACCACTACCACACCTACCGGGTCGCAGCGGGTACATGACGCACTGGACCCGATCCTCAATGGTCGGCTGTTGCATTACTACCTGCCGTTTGACCTTCCCGAGTGCCTGTCGCCCTTTCTCGATGCTCTGCGCCCCAACATCCTGGTCAGTATGGAGACCGAGCTCTGGCCGAATCTCCTGTCGCTGTGCGCAAAGCGGGATATGCCTGTAGCGCTGGTAAACGGTCGCTTGAGCGCCAAATCCGCGCGGGGTTACGGGCACTTTGCCAGCCTGAGTCGGGAGATGCTGGGGCACATTACCCGGGTTGTGGCCCAGTACCCCGCGGACGCAGAGCGTTTTATTGCCCTTGGGGTGAGCCCAAAGCGGGTGACTACGGTGGGCAATATCAAGTTTGATCTGGAGATCGGATCGGGGCTTGTGAGTGAAGCCCAGGCCTTATCGCATCAGTGGCGGGAGCCCGGGCGCCGGGACCTGCGCGGTCAGCGTCGCCCGGTGTGGCTGGCTGCGAGCACCCATGCCGGCGAAGACGAGGTCGTGCTGGACGCCTACGAAATACTGCGTGACACCTACCCGGATCTGTTATTGGTGCTGGTGCCCCGCCATCCCACGCGCTTTGACGGTGTGGCGCGCCTGTGCCGTGATTGTGACCTGAACGTGGTGCGCCGTAGTGATGGGGTAAAGCCGGCGGCGTCGGACCAGGTATTGCTGGGGGATTCCATGGGAGAATTATTGCGCTTCTACGGTGCCTGCGATGTGGCATTCGTCGGCGGCAGCCTGGTGCCGGTAGGAGGGCACAATATGATTGAACCCGCTGCCTGGGGGGTACCCGTGGTCTCCGGTCCGCACCTGCATAATTTCAGCATGGTGTCCGACCTGCTGCGGGAGGTAGACGGTCTGAAAGTCGTCGAGAATGCCGCGCAGATGGCCGAACAGGTTGGGGAGTGGCTGGGGAACCCGGATGCGCGTGCCGCCGCCGGCGCGCGCGCGCGGGATGTGGCTGCGCAAAACAGCGGTGCGCTAGAGCGCACGGTAGAGGTGATTGAATTACTGATGCGACGCAGGGGCGCCTGA